The Salvelinus alpinus chromosome 14, SLU_Salpinus.1, whole genome shotgun sequence genomic sequence ctcagtgcttgaggcgtcactacagacaccctggttcgaatccagtctgtatcacaaccggacatgattgggagtcccatatgccagcgcacaattggcccagtgttgtccgggtttggccggtgtagaccgtcattgtaaataagaatttattcttaactcacttgcctggttaaatattttttattttttattcagtcCCACtttttgaaagcggcagctctacgctttagctcagtgcgtatgttgcctgtaatccatggcttctggttggggtatgtacatactgtcacgccctgatctgtttcacctgtccttgtgattgtctccaccccctccaggtgtcgcttattttccccaatgtatttatccctgtgattcctgtctctctgttccagttcgtcttgtatttttgtcaagtcaaccagcgtgtttttcccattctccttttgctattctctttttgatagtcttcccggttttgacccctgcctgactctggactactttcctgtttgcctgatcatcctgcctgccctcTGACCTTGATTCTGCCAGCCCTTCGGTACCCTtgaactctgaactggttttgaccctttttCCTGTCCTCGACATTCTCTTCCATTACCCTATTGGATTAttaaatattgtaagactccaaccgtctgtgtctgggtctcgccttgtgtcatgatacatacagtcactgtggggacggtgtcgttgatgcacttattgatgaagccagtgactgatggtgtgtactcctcaatgccatcggaaaaatcccggaacatattccagtcctgtagcttagcatctgcttcatctgaccacttttttattgaccgagtcactggtgcttcctgctttagtttttgcatgtaaacaggaattaggaggatagaattatggtcagatttgccaaatggagggcgagggagagctttgttcgcgtctctgtgtgtggagtaaaggtggtctagagtttttttttcctcctctggttgcacatttaaaatACTGGtggaaatgaggtaaaatggattttagtttccctgcattaaagtccccggccactaggagcgtcgcctcttgatgagcgttttcctgtttgcttatggccgtatacagctcattgagtgcagttttagtgccagcatcggtttgtggtgttaCCGATAATAGGGTGTTTAACTCACCTGTCCTGCTGCTTCCATTGCCTTCTTATCCTCGTTTGCGAAACCTGTCAGCATTTTGGCTTGGAAGACCCCAGACAAGCCAATAAGTGGTATAAAGCAAACCACTACCAAGCTTAACTTCCAGCTAAAGGAGAACGCAATGATGAAAGACGCTCCGATGTTGGTCAAGGAGTTCACAATCATCCCAATCTGCGATCCAGTTGCCTGCAGTGAAAATACTATTAATTCTCCAAGCTCATTTCATAAACAGAAATATATACAGTGAGGCACAAGGAAATGTTTCAAAACTACCCCTTTGGATCATCTCATAATTTGTTAGAAATGGTTCTAATGGGTTCCACGGTATGTGTCCCTGACACTCACCCCCTGGACCATGGAGGCGTCAGTGGCCAGCCTGGTGGTGAGAGCTCCAGGGCTGTTCCTGGGGTCATCAAACCAGCCTACCTCCTGTTTCAACATGGCCTGGAAGCCCACCTTCCTTAGCCTGCGGGTCAGGAGCTCCCCAGACTTCCCAAATGCATAGCCCTTAAACAGAACAACAGTGTTTACACACATTACTAGGGCCTATTGTCTGAATCAcatgaggctgctgaggggagaatggcTCATAAGAATGGCCGGAACagcgcaaatggaatggcatcaaacatctggaaaccatgtatttgacaccattccactcataccgctccagtcattaccacaagcccgttctccccaattaaggtaccaccaacctcctgtggtctgaATGTTAGCATCTTACTATGGAATGTAACAGCTTGATGTGCAGTACAATATAGCTACCTGTAAGAACTGAGAGAAGAAACTTGTCACCGCCACAGCACAGAACAGGATACATATTCCATTGATCTGCGCTCTCTGTTCATCCAAGTCACGTATAGAGAACGTCTGCAAATCAAAACAACAATATGGATGGAATGAAATACATTTAATGGAACAGCAACACCTATAAGTATCACTACCAGCCCAACTAATATGTACATAATCCATAGCCTCTCACCCCAAGGATCTGGCTGAATAAGATAGCATAGATTGGATTGACGGAGCCATTGATGGCAGCTCCTATAGATCCCAATAGCATGTAGGGCCACTCTGACTTGTTGTACTTCAGGATTCGAGCCACTGGTGCTGGCTCCACACGTTCCTCTGCTTCCTCCTTGGAATGCTGTGGGAATATACTGTATGAGGGACACTCATTTCTCTCAGAAATTAGGAGGGAAAATTGAATAAAGTACACTAATACAAAACTGATAATACAAGGCTGCTTATAGAATGACCTCAATACCTTTGACCTTTGAGGTTCCATCTCGTTTTCCATTATGGCAAGGAATTTGTCTGATTTAATTCTGATACTGCCAGTTATGGCATCAGGGATGAGTTCGTTTGACAGCTGGGTGTGAGATCGCAGGCGAAGAGATTGCCTTTAGGAGAAAGAGTGAATTACAAAGGCTTTACAAATTAGCTTCACTGAATCATTGTTAATCATAAGCAGTGTCACAAGCCTGTTCTGACATGACAATTAGGTTCACCTCAACCCAGATTCATAGCTTCCTCGACTGAAACGCTGAAGGATTTCTTCCTCAATGGTTTCATTGTCTGGACCTAAAATTGAAAATGAACATGTTATTTTCATCCATACAGATAGACTCTATCAAAAGTGAACAATGAATCATTATGAATTGCTCTTTATGTCAGACCTACCTTTGTTTGTTTTGTCACTGGGCATGTCATTTCCTTGGTTCTGAAGGGTAACGAGAGTAAAGTAGACCCCCTTCTTTTCTAGAAGATCATTGTGTGTACCGCTTTCCACTGCCCTTCCGTGCTCAAACCCAATAATGACATCAGCATTGCGGATAGTGGAGAGGCGGTGGGCGATGCTAATGGTTGTCCTGCCCATCCGAGCCTTCAATCACAGACATGATCCGTTTTGTAGTTGAGGTAAACATTACAACATGGGTAGACCATGATTTAAAACTGGAACAAATATTCAAAGCACTGACTTTGTGGTGATATAATGATTGATCGATTTTGTCTTGGAGTCACACACCTTGTCAAGAGCCTCTTGTACAATGGCCTCACTCTCGTTGTCCAGAGCCGAGGTAGCCATGTCCAGCAACAGGATCCTGGGGTTGCGGATCAGAGCTCGTGCAATAGCGATCCTCTGCTTCTGTCCTCCACTCATCTGACCACCACCCTCACCCACCAGCGTATCAAACCTCTGTATAACCACAGACAAACGTTTTCTCATTTTGACATTTCAATGTGTTTCTTGTATGAGATAGTATCAGAGTAATACATTGTATTTATTTGCTAAAGGTGTGCCTGTGGTACCTGTGGGAGGTCCATGATAAAGTTATAGGCGTTAGCCTCCTTGGTGGCCTGGATGATGTCGTCCATGGTGACCCCAGGTCGCCCGTAGCGGATGTTGTCAGCGATAGTCGTGGCGAACAGCACCGGCTCTTGCTCTACTATACCAATCAGAGAGCGAAGCCACTGGATGTTCAGGCTGCGGATGTCATGGCCATCCAAAGTCAACTATAAATGAGAAGCATTATGTGCATCAAACACAATAACATCTTGTACTGGGCTTTAGTCATACGTTTTGTGTCCCAACCATATTGCCGTAATAATGTGATAGTAAACATAGGTGTATCTTCTGAGCCTTATTACCATTCCTTCCTTGGGGTTGTAGAATCTCTGAAAGAGTTGAACTGTGGTGCTCTTCCCTGATCCGCTTGGCCCAACAAAAGCTGTGGTTTCTCCTGCTCTGATCAGCATGCtcaaagaatctaaaatctaagtAAACAGATGGTGGTTGTACATTGAGATATCTTTTGGGGATGATTTGAAGTTAAAGAAAGTGAGCGAAGAGGGTTTACCTTCACATCTGGCCTAGAGGGGTAGTTAAATGTGACATTGTGGAATTCAATGTCACCCGTGACTTTGTCTAGTTTGTGGCCCTTCTCTGAGAAACAATCGATTTCTGGCTCCTGAAAGTGAACAGATTTATAAAATACTTTATAACTGAAACGTAATTGTTCTTAGTTCATATATTTTCTAAAATTCTGGCCTTACCCGGTCAATGGTATCGAAGATGGTCTTGGCTGCAGCTCGACCTGAGGCGAAGGCTTCCAGGCATGGTGAGGCCTGACCCAGGTTCATAGCTGCCATGAGAACTCCAAAGAATACCTGGAGACAAAAATACAAAGACATCCGTACATTTTCACCACTCCTATTATTACGTATTGGAAACATATTTATTATTTGATCATGTGAGTTGCCATACCTGGATAAGAGTACCAGGGGATAGCTCTTTGGTTTCGATGACCAGTTTTGAGCCATACCAGAATGCCAAAGCATAGCAGAGGAAGATGATACACCACAGGTATCCTTGAAACACTCCAATGATCGTCCCCTTTTTCACACCCCAGTTCTGAGCCTCAATAAGGTTTTTGTCATACCTGTTCAAATGTGAAATGCATATTTATAACACATTTTCAAGTGCCAAGACATTGAAGTCAGCAGGGAAGGGAAGGTTAATTTGAGCAGTGTCTCACAGcaagaaaataatcctgcagcaacaggaaatgtgaattattgtgtgcattataattaatggacatttttgttggGGTTGTTTTAAAGTGGAATTGACTTTTTGAAACCTtcaatacactacaagtttgcatttcctgctgtgcagcaTATTCTcggcaacagggtgatcaaattaagatcctacagtaTTTCAAGTTACCTTTCAACCTCCTTGTCCTCCCCTCCAAAGGCTGCCACTGTTCTGATGGATGACAGTACCTCATCAGCTACTGACCCTGCCTTGGCATAAGCCTGGAGCTCCCGACCTGTCAGTCTGGCAACAGCCTGAGGAGTGAACGAGTGGAGATGACAGACTGGTTTGTCTGGTTTATCTAGTCTAGTACATTTCACACATCTACTAAGGTGGTGTGAGACCTCACTAACAGACTAAGAGGCTGTTACAATAGAATGAGTGACCATCATCAAATAAAGTGATTTAATACATTGACTTCAACCCATCTCACCATGGCCATTAGTCCAGCAGCAAGTCCTATTAGTGGGCTTACTGCGATGACCACCATGGTCAACTTCCATCCTCCGATGAACCCCACCATGAAGCCGAAGATGAAAGTGGAGATCCTCTCAATGAAGATAGACACCTGGTCAGCTATCGCATTGTTGATCTTGTTGATGTCGCTGAGGTGAGAGAACAAGTTCAATCACACAATTGTTGTGGTCCGATTAGAATGTGTCAAACCCAAAATATAAGGGTTATTTATAGAAACATCTTCCAAACATGCCCTCAATCATTCACACATCCCTGTAGAAAATAATTCATGGGTTTCGGTCTTACTCTGATATCCTGGTGTTTAATTCTCCAACTGAATTGCAGTCAAACCAGCCAATCTCCATTCGCATCACCTTCCTAAAGTAAGTCTTCCTGATTCTCTGGATCTGTCTGGCAGCAGCAGACACCCAGAGGGCAATCTACACAGAGCAGGATTGAATGCTTGTTTAGAAGAACCGGTTATAGATTAAGAAGGTTAAGAAGGATGCAAGACTCAATGGAAAGAAAGCCCTTTGAGCAGGAAGTTTAACCCACTTACTTGGAAATAACTAACAATCAAGACTCCTATTCCAATACCAACATAGTAATATGCAAACATGGTCATCTGTGCTTCGATATCCACCCTGTAAAAAAAATGGATGCTtagctatactgtatatatttttgtaaacatTTTGGGATCCATAACCCATTCCATTCTAATCAGGACCTTCAGCATCAGCATGGACAGTAATGTGAGTAGATCGACATAGAAAACCATGGCGCAGGAGTAAAATATAGTCCACAATAGAAAAGTGTCAACTCACCCACAGAAGACCGTTGTGTTCTCTGCTATTTCAAATATGGAGCCATTGATCCAGGTGATGGTGTGGTTAATGCAGGTTTTGTTGGGGTCTGCCAGTTCTTGGACCTCTAGCTCGTATGCCACAAAGGTGTTCGTCATCATGCCATACACCAAGAGCATGAGAGGGGAGGCTGCCCCGTGGACTAGTGCACATAAGCCCCCCACTACCATCATCAGTGTGTCCTTCCACGTTGCAAATCGAAACTGGATCAAATAGATAGGTTACATCATTTTCTTCCAATAAAAGGAAATATAATATTGTGCAATCATAGCAAAAACAGTCATTATTAATCACAATTCATAATAATTCATAATATCttaaggataaaaaataaataccagTTGAAAGAATCCAACATCCAAGagcttttcttttttctttccaTCTCTGCAATAGAAACAATAAAATGGGAAGAGCTGTTGTATGGTGATGATCAAAGTTGATCTGATACTTTCATGATGATAGAAGTGTATAGCGGTATGATAGATATTATGCTAAGAAGAGCCAAGTTACAATTGGAAGAGTTTTGTGAAAAGTACCCGTATAGGAAAAAAGTGTTGAAGAAAATAAATAAGATATAGTCAGATTTCATTTGTGAGGTTCATTCAACTGTGAATGAGGGCAATAATGCAATGAATGGAATGTAGTTTACTTGAGTATGAATCAAATGTTGTTATTTGAAAagtaaagaagaagaaaaaagaagCTACTGTTATTTCAATTCCAATCAAAAACAGACACTTACCCTTTTTCATTCTCTGTTCAAAAAGAAAGGTCAAAGTTCAATTGAAACTTGAAGAAGAGATCTACAATATGATTTCAATTCTTACTGGGGCATAATCA encodes the following:
- the abcb11a gene encoding bile salt export pump — encoded protein: MTPSILPKMWKKWLKVDCVQSFRRHLLQFVLPLLSVAGCDHTEAQLVQMSGQKVPEPRVTASDVDILLSFIGLSEDVPVRVKATKMKDPIYLKKVTSLQEDTDKEYCHTKPDREEEENEKGDGKKKEKLLDVGFFQLFRFATWKDTLMMVVGGLCALVHGAASPLMLLVYGMMTNTFVAYELEVQELADPNKTCINHTITWINGSIFEIAENTTVFCGVDIEAQMTMFAYYYVGIGIGVLIVSYFQIALWVSAAARQIQRIRKTYFRKVMRMEIGWFDCNSVGELNTRISDDINKINNAIADQVSIFIERISTFIFGFMVGFIGGWKLTMVVIAVSPLIGLAAGLMAMAVARLTGRELQAYAKAGSVADEVLSSIRTVAAFGGEDKEVERYDKNLIEAQNWGVKKGTIIGVFQGYLWCIIFLCYALAFWYGSKLVIETKELSPGTLIQVFFGVLMAAMNLGQASPCLEAFASGRAAAKTIFDTIDREPEIDCFSEKGHKLDKVTGDIEFHNVTFNYPSRPDVKILDSLSMLIRAGETTAFVGPSGSGKSTTVQLFQRFYNPKEGMLTLDGHDIRSLNIQWLRSLIGIVEQEPVLFATTIADNIRYGRPGVTMDDIIQATKEANAYNFIMDLPQRFDTLVGEGGGQMSGGQKQRIAIARALIRNPRILLLDMATSALDNESEAIVQEALDKARMGRTTISIAHRLSTIRNADVIIGFEHGRAVESGTHNDLLEKKGVYFTLVTLQNQGNDMPSDKTNKDNETIEEEILQRFSRGSYESGLRQSLRLRSHTQLSNELIPDAITGSIRIKSDKFLAIMENEMEPQRSKHSKEEAEERVEPAPVARILKYNKSEWPYMLLGSIGAAINGSVNPIYAILFSQILGTFSIRDLDEQRAQINGICILFCAVAVTSFFSQFLQGYAFGKSGELLTRRLRKVGFQAMLKQEVGWFDDPRNSPGALTTRLATDASMVQGATGSQIGMIVNSLTNIGASFIIAFSFSWKLSLVVVCFIPLIGLSGVFQAKMLTGFANEDKKAMEAAGQVSSEALANIRTIAGLCKESTFVDTYEQQLEAPYKSAKKKANIYGICFAFAQCVIFMAYAASFRYGGYLVSSERLHYLVVFRVISAIVISGTALGKASSFTPDYAKAKIAAAQFFKLLDRVPKISMSQIDGEKWDDFKGELEFINCKFTYPTRPDIQVLNGLLVSVKPGQTLAFVGCSGCGKSTSVQLLERFYDPDEGRVLIDGRPSHTVNVPFLRAQIGIVSQEPVLFDCSIAENIQYGDNTRNMSMEEIVDAAKKAYLHDFVMTLPDKYETPVGAQGSQLSRGQKQRIAIARAIVRNPKILLLDEATSALDTESEKTVQAALDEARRGRTCIVIAHRLSTIQTADIIAVMSQGAVIEKGTHEELMAKRAAYYKLVTTGAPIS